From one Streptomyces mobaraensis genomic stretch:
- a CDS encoding mycothiol-dependent nitroreductase Rv2466c family protein — protein sequence MTETKTKAGTKAEKVTADFWFDPLCPWAWMTSRWMLEVEKVRPVEVRWHVMSLAVLNEHRLDEVDEKYRELMTRAWGPVRVCVAAAKEHGEEVLGRLYTAIGTRFHNQALPQERATLVAALEEAGLPASLADAADTDAYDDELRASHRTGIEKVGEDVGTPVIAVPGPDGSEVAFFGPVVTPAPKGEAAARLWDGTLLVASTPGFFEIKRTRTVGPIFD from the coding sequence ATGACCGAGACCAAGACCAAGGCCGGGACCAAGGCCGAGAAGGTCACCGCCGACTTCTGGTTCGACCCGCTCTGCCCCTGGGCCTGGATGACGTCCCGCTGGATGCTGGAGGTCGAGAAGGTCAGACCCGTCGAGGTGCGCTGGCACGTGATGAGCCTGGCCGTGCTCAATGAGCACCGCCTCGACGAGGTGGACGAGAAGTACCGCGAGCTGATGACCCGGGCCTGGGGCCCGGTGCGGGTGTGCGTCGCCGCCGCCAAGGAGCACGGCGAGGAGGTGCTCGGCCGCCTCTACACCGCGATCGGCACCCGCTTCCACAACCAGGCCCTCCCGCAGGAGCGCGCGACGCTCGTCGCCGCGCTGGAGGAGGCCGGCCTGCCCGCCTCGCTGGCGGACGCCGCCGACACCGACGCGTACGACGACGAGCTGCGCGCCTCGCACCGGACCGGCATCGAGAAGGTCGGCGAGGACGTCGGCACCCCGGTGATCGCCGTACCCGGCCCGGACGGCTCGGAGGTCGCCTTCTTCGGCCCGGTCGTCACCCCCGCCCCCAAGGGCGAGGCGGCGGCGCGGCTCTGGGACGGCACCCTGCTGGTCGCCTCGACGCCCGGTTTCTTCGAGATCAAGCGGACGCGGACGGTGGGGCCGATCTTCGACTGA
- a CDS encoding superoxide dismutase — translation MAIYTLPELPYDYAALQPVIDAKIIELHHDKHHAAYVKGANDTLEQLAEARDKDQWGAVNGLEKNLAFHLSGHILHSIYWQNMTGDGGGEPLEKDGVGELADAIAESFGSFAKFKAQLSKASATTQGSGWGVLAYEPLSGKLIVEQVYDHQGNVGQGSTPILVFDAWEHAFYLQYKNQKVDFIEAMWQVVNWQDVAKRYAAAKERVNALLLAP, via the coding sequence ATGGCCATCTACACACTTCCTGAACTTCCGTACGACTACGCGGCGCTCCAGCCGGTGATCGACGCGAAGATCATCGAGCTGCACCACGACAAGCACCACGCGGCGTACGTCAAGGGTGCCAACGACACGCTGGAGCAGCTCGCCGAGGCCCGGGACAAGGACCAGTGGGGCGCGGTCAACGGCCTGGAGAAGAACCTCGCGTTCCACCTCTCCGGCCACATCCTGCACAGCATCTACTGGCAGAACATGACCGGCGACGGCGGCGGCGAGCCCCTGGAGAAGGACGGCGTCGGCGAGCTGGCCGACGCCATCGCCGAGTCCTTCGGCTCCTTCGCCAAGTTCAAGGCGCAGCTGTCCAAGGCGTCGGCCACCACCCAGGGCTCCGGCTGGGGCGTCCTCGCCTACGAGCCGCTCAGCGGCAAGCTGATCGTCGAGCAGGTCTACGACCACCAGGGCAACGTGGGCCAGGGCTCCACCCCGATCCTGGTCTTCGACGCCTGGGAGCACGCCTTCTACCTGCAGTACAAGAACCAGAAGGTGGACTTCATCGAGGCCATGTGGCAGGTCGTCAACTGGCAGGACGTGGCGAAGCGTTACGCCGCCGCTAAGGAGCGCGTCAACGCGCTGCTGCTCGCCCCCTGA
- a CDS encoding amino acid permease, translating into MTRTDATPAPEREVTDAAPGHGAALSHGLKQRHLSMIALGGVIGAGLFVGSGTGIAAAGPGIVLAYAVSGLLVMLVMRMLGEMAAASPASGTFSVHAEKAIGPWAGFTAGWMFWIELCVGIAVEAIGAAAIMVKWFPSTDSWMWVLLFMAVFCGTNLAAVGNFGEFEFWFATLKVAAIGAFLVLGVLAICGLLPGTDAPGTDNLTGHGGFLPNGTDGLVAGLLASVFAYGGLETVTIAAAESEQPVKGVAKAVRTAMWRIALFYVGSMLVVVTLIPWTDKSVLEGPYVAVLKYLDVPAAGEIMNVIVLIALLSAMNANIYGASRMAHSLVERGEGPRFLGKVSSGVPRRTVVASSAFGFFAVLLSYWWPDTVFKWLLYMTGAAVLVVWGFIAVTQLMMRHRLQQEQPGRLVVRMWWFPYLTIAALLGIVCTLGLMLREKDTAQQLYATAALTVALALTGYLRQRATARRRS; encoded by the coding sequence ATGACTCGGACAGATGCGACCCCCGCGCCCGAGCGCGAGGTCACCGATGCGGCGCCGGGCCACGGCGCCGCCCTGTCGCACGGCCTCAAGCAGCGCCATCTCTCGATGATCGCCCTGGGCGGCGTGATCGGCGCCGGCCTCTTCGTCGGCTCGGGCACCGGCATCGCCGCCGCGGGCCCCGGCATCGTCCTCGCCTATGCGGTGTCCGGGCTCCTGGTGATGCTCGTGATGCGCATGCTGGGCGAGATGGCCGCGGCCAGCCCCGCGTCGGGCACCTTCTCGGTGCACGCGGAGAAGGCCATCGGCCCGTGGGCCGGCTTCACCGCCGGCTGGATGTTCTGGATCGAGCTCTGCGTGGGCATCGCCGTCGAGGCGATCGGCGCCGCCGCGATCATGGTCAAGTGGTTCCCGTCCACGGACTCCTGGATGTGGGTCCTGCTGTTCATGGCCGTCTTCTGCGGCACGAACCTGGCGGCCGTCGGCAACTTCGGCGAGTTCGAGTTCTGGTTCGCCACCCTCAAGGTGGCGGCGATCGGCGCCTTCCTGGTCCTGGGCGTGCTGGCGATCTGCGGCCTGCTGCCGGGCACCGACGCGCCGGGCACCGACAACCTCACCGGCCACGGTGGCTTCCTCCCCAACGGCACCGACGGCCTCGTCGCCGGCCTGCTCGCCTCCGTCTTCGCGTACGGCGGCCTAGAGACGGTGACCATCGCCGCGGCCGAGTCCGAGCAGCCGGTCAAGGGCGTCGCCAAGGCGGTGCGCACCGCGATGTGGCGGATCGCCCTCTTCTACGTGGGCTCCATGCTCGTCGTCGTCACCCTGATCCCGTGGACCGACAAGTCCGTCCTGGAGGGCCCCTACGTGGCGGTCCTGAAGTACCTGGACGTCCCCGCCGCCGGTGAGATCATGAACGTGATCGTGCTGATCGCGCTGCTCTCCGCGATGAACGCCAACATCTACGGCGCGTCCCGGATGGCGCACTCGCTCGTCGAGCGCGGCGAGGGCCCCCGCTTCCTCGGCAAGGTCTCCTCCGGCGTCCCCCGGCGGACCGTGGTCGCCTCCTCCGCCTTCGGCTTCTTCGCGGTGCTGCTCAGCTACTGGTGGCCGGACACCGTCTTCAAGTGGCTGCTCTACATGACGGGCGCCGCCGTCCTCGTGGTGTGGGGCTTCATCGCCGTCACCCAGCTGATGATGCGGCACCGGCTGCAGCAGGAGCAGCCGGGGAGGCTCGTGGTGCGGATGTGGTGGTTCCCGTACCTGACCATCGCCGCGCTCCTCGGCATCGTCTGCACCCTCGGCCTGATGCTGCGCGAGAAGGACACCGCCCAGCAGCTCTACGCCACGGCCGCCCTCACCGTCGCCCTCGCCCTCACCGGCTACCTGCGGCAGCGCGCCACGGCGCGGCGGCGGAGCTGA
- a CDS encoding amino acid permease, producing the protein MHDAPPAEPLAGEREPLSAGLKQRHLTMLGLGGVIGAGLFVGSGAGISVAGPGIIISYLLAGALAMLVMRMLGELSSAMPASGSFSVHAERALGRWAGFTVGWLYWFLLVIVLAVEATAAAQIAHGWVPGMPQWAWVLVFMVVFTTANLTAVKNFGEFEFWFAALKIGAILLFLGLSLLAIFGLLPDTDPVGLSNLTGQGGFLPNGWSGVISGVLAVAFAFGGLEVVTIAAAESEDPERAVGRAVRSAVWRILFFYVGSMLVIVTLLPWSSLKPGQSPYVAVLDRIGVPASGQIMQIVIFVALLSALNANLYGSSRMVFSLAERGEAPRSLLTVSRGGVPRRAVFASVAFGFASVVLNLEWPDSIFRYLLNSVGAVLLFVWGLIAASQLRLRRRIEREMPERLTLRMWCFPYLTWAALAGMAAVLVLMLTDDAARPQLLWSAAATGAVLAVAWIREFRIRRRDRA; encoded by the coding sequence ATGCACGACGCACCCCCCGCCGAGCCGCTCGCCGGTGAGAGAGAGCCGCTGTCCGCGGGGCTCAAGCAGCGGCACCTGACGATGCTGGGGCTGGGCGGCGTGATCGGCGCCGGCCTGTTCGTCGGCTCGGGCGCCGGGATCTCCGTCGCGGGCCCCGGGATCATCATTTCCTACCTGCTGGCGGGCGCCCTCGCCATGCTGGTGATGCGGATGCTGGGCGAGCTGTCGTCGGCGATGCCCGCGTCCGGTTCGTTCTCGGTGCACGCGGAGCGGGCGCTCGGCCGCTGGGCCGGGTTCACGGTGGGCTGGCTCTACTGGTTCCTGCTGGTGATCGTGCTGGCCGTGGAGGCGACGGCCGCCGCGCAGATCGCGCACGGCTGGGTGCCGGGGATGCCGCAGTGGGCCTGGGTGCTGGTGTTCATGGTGGTGTTCACCACCGCCAACCTCACGGCCGTGAAGAACTTCGGTGAGTTCGAGTTCTGGTTCGCCGCCCTGAAGATCGGCGCGATCCTCCTCTTCCTCGGCCTCAGCCTACTGGCGATCTTCGGGCTGCTCCCGGACACCGACCCCGTGGGCCTCTCCAACCTCACCGGCCAGGGCGGTTTCCTGCCCAACGGCTGGAGCGGGGTGATCTCCGGCGTGCTCGCGGTGGCCTTCGCCTTCGGCGGCCTGGAGGTCGTCACGATCGCCGCCGCCGAGTCCGAGGACCCGGAGCGCGCGGTGGGCCGCGCGGTGCGCAGCGCCGTCTGGCGCATCCTCTTCTTCTATGTGGGCTCGATGCTCGTCATCGTCACCCTGCTCCCCTGGTCGTCGCTGAAGCCCGGGCAGAGCCCCTACGTGGCGGTGCTGGACCGCATCGGGGTGCCGGCGTCCGGCCAGATCATGCAGATCGTGATCTTCGTGGCGCTGCTGTCGGCGCTCAACGCCAACCTCTACGGCTCGTCCCGCATGGTGTTCTCGCTCGCCGAGCGCGGCGAGGCCCCGCGCTCCCTGCTGACGGTCTCGCGCGGCGGGGTGCCGCGCCGGGCGGTGTTCGCCTCCGTGGCGTTCGGCTTCGCGTCCGTCGTCCTCAATCTCGAGTGGCCGGATTCGATCTTCCGCTATCTGCTCAACTCGGTCGGCGCGGTGCTCCTCTTCGTCTGGGGCCTGATCGCCGCCTCGCAGCTGCGGCTGCGCCGCCGCATCGAACGGGAGATGCCCGAGCGGCTGACGTTGCGGATGTGGTGCTTTCCCTATCTGACCTGGGCCGCCCTGGCCGGGATGGCCGCGGTGCTGGTGCTGATGCTCACCGACGACGCCGCCCGTCCGCAGTTGCTGTGGTCGGCGGCGGCCACCGGCGCGGTGCTCGCCGTCGCCTGGATCCGGGAGTTCCGGATCCGCCGTCGCGACCGGGCTTAG
- a CDS encoding biotin transporter BioY — translation MASAAVSVPRTGTVLADLLPASSSRARDVALVVGGAALTGLAAQLTVPVPGSPVPVSGQTFAALLVGTSLGARRGFLSLALYALAGIAGMPWFAEGKSGAAFPSFGYVLGMLLAATVVGALARRGADRSVLRTAGTMALGTAIIYAVGVPYLALALHMPLGDAVAAGLTPFLIGDALKAALAMGALPTAWKLLGRRG, via the coding sequence ATGGCCAGCGCCGCAGTTTCAGTCCCCCGGACCGGTACGGTCCTCGCCGATCTCCTGCCCGCGTCCTCCTCCCGGGCCCGGGACGTCGCCCTCGTCGTCGGCGGCGCCGCCCTCACCGGCCTCGCCGCCCAGCTCACCGTGCCGGTCCCGGGCTCGCCCGTCCCGGTCTCCGGCCAGACCTTCGCGGCCCTCCTCGTCGGTACGTCCCTCGGCGCCCGCCGCGGCTTCCTCTCGCTGGCCCTCTACGCGCTCGCCGGCATCGCCGGCATGCCCTGGTTCGCCGAGGGCAAGTCCGGCGCCGCCTTCCCCTCGTTCGGCTACGTCCTCGGCATGCTGCTGGCCGCCACCGTCGTCGGCGCCCTCGCCCGCCGCGGCGCCGACCGCTCCGTCCTGCGCACCGCGGGCACCATGGCCCTCGGCACCGCGATCATCTACGCCGTCGGCGTCCCGTACCTGGCCCTCGCCCTCCACATGCCGCTCGGCGACGCGGTGGCGGCGGGCCTGACCCCGTTCCTCATCGGCGACGCGCTCAAGGCGGCGCTGGCGATGGGGGCGCTGCCCACGGCCTGGAAGCTGCTGGGCCGGCGGGGCTGA
- a CDS encoding Uma2 family endonuclease codes for MAVGEHVRDDRPRQSSGRHRPQVPGVPGKLRDVAAFIREKTGLRVEVVRGNVLATTPRSRADAQLMSELHEALNRCRSDGVGSFQNASIGLAGDLDDFVTPLMVVCDLSVMDSDEWLLSGEEVELAIEVASSPRDPRVGVADRIAWYAEAKVPLVLCLRPVEREWELHARPSAEGYRALTQGRYGEPVPLPEHLGGDLPTERLPRCTR; via the coding sequence ATGGCCGTCGGCGAGCACGTCCGGGACGACCGCCCCCGGCAGAGCTCCGGCCGGCACCGGCCGCAGGTCCCGGGCGTGCCCGGGAAGCTGAGGGACGTCGCGGCGTTCATCCGGGAGAAGACCGGCCTCCGAGTGGAGGTCGTCCGCGGCAACGTGCTGGCCACGACGCCTCGTTCCCGGGCGGATGCCCAGCTCATGAGCGAGCTGCACGAGGCCCTGAACCGGTGCCGCTCCGACGGGGTGGGGTCCTTCCAGAACGCGTCGATCGGCCTCGCCGGCGACCTCGACGACTTCGTCACGCCCCTCATGGTGGTCTGCGACCTGTCGGTAATGGATTCCGACGAGTGGCTGCTGTCCGGTGAAGAGGTGGAGCTGGCCATCGAGGTGGCGTCCTCACCCCGCGACCCGAGGGTCGGAGTCGCGGACAGGATCGCCTGGTACGCCGAGGCCAAGGTGCCCTTGGTGCTCTGTCTGCGGCCGGTGGAGCGGGAGTGGGAGCTGCACGCCCGTCCCTCGGCCGAGGGATACCGCGCCCTCACCCAGGGGCGCTACGGCGAGCCCGTCCCCCTCCCCGAGCATCTGGGCGGCGACCTGCCGACAGAGCGCCTGCCGCGCTGCACGCGCTGA
- a CDS encoding amino acid permease, with protein MSAIPPTMTKASPGDPADAAPATGDGLKAGLKNRHLSMIAIGGVIGAGLFVGSGSGIAAAGPGILISYALVGAMVVLVMRMLGEMAAANPTSGSFSAYADRGLGRWAGFTIGWLYWFFWVVVLAVEATAGAAILNSWVPSVPKWAWALIVMVVLTATNLASVSSYGEFEFWFAGIKVVAIAAFVIIGGLAVFGVLPGSKNDGAGLAHLTDAGGFLPHGPGAILTGVLMVVFSFMGSEIVTLAAGESENPQKAVRQATNSVIWRIAVFYLGSIFVVVTLLPWNSKAIAKDGSYVAALNSIGIPHAGQVMNVIVLTAVLSCLNSGLYTASRMAFSLGQRGDAPKAFARVNGRGVPQAAILGSVVFGFLSVFFNYMWPDTVFKFLLNSSGAVALFVWLVICFTQLKMRGIILREMPEKLVVRMWLFPYLTWATIGMILFVLGYMVYDGGDNREQVALSVLVAVVVLAIGLVLDRRRRAVK; from the coding sequence ATGAGCGCGATACCGCCGACCATGACGAAGGCGTCACCCGGCGATCCCGCGGACGCCGCGCCGGCGACGGGGGACGGCCTCAAGGCCGGCCTCAAGAACCGCCACCTTTCCATGATCGCCATTGGTGGGGTCATCGGCGCCGGACTCTTCGTGGGTTCCGGGTCCGGTATCGCCGCCGCCGGCCCCGGCATTCTGATCTCGTACGCCCTCGTGGGCGCGATGGTCGTCCTCGTCATGCGGATGCTCGGCGAAATGGCCGCCGCGAATCCGACCTCCGGCTCGTTCTCCGCCTACGCGGACCGCGGCCTCGGCCGCTGGGCCGGTTTCACCATCGGCTGGCTCTACTGGTTCTTCTGGGTCGTCGTGCTGGCGGTCGAGGCCACGGCGGGTGCCGCGATCCTCAACAGCTGGGTGCCCAGCGTGCCCAAGTGGGCCTGGGCGCTGATCGTCATGGTCGTGCTCACCGCCACCAACCTGGCCTCGGTCAGCTCGTACGGCGAGTTCGAGTTCTGGTTCGCGGGCATCAAGGTCGTCGCCATCGCAGCGTTCGTGATCATCGGCGGGCTCGCGGTCTTCGGTGTGCTGCCCGGTTCGAAGAACGACGGTGCGGGCCTGGCCCATCTCACCGACGCGGGCGGTTTCCTGCCGCACGGTCCCGGCGCGATCCTCACCGGCGTGCTGATGGTCGTCTTCTCCTTCATGGGCAGCGAGATCGTCACCCTCGCCGCCGGCGAGTCCGAGAACCCGCAGAAGGCCGTCCGGCAGGCGACCAACAGCGTCATCTGGCGGATCGCCGTCTTCTACCTCGGCTCGATCTTCGTCGTCGTCACGCTGCTGCCCTGGAACTCCAAGGCGATCGCCAAGGACGGCAGTTACGTCGCGGCGCTGAACTCGATCGGCATCCCGCACGCCGGCCAGGTCATGAACGTCATCGTCCTGACCGCCGTCCTCTCCTGCCTCAACTCGGGCCTCTACACCGCCTCCCGCATGGCCTTCTCGCTCGGCCAGCGCGGCGACGCGCCGAAGGCGTTCGCCCGCGTCAACGGCCGGGGCGTACCGCAGGCGGCGATCCTGGGATCGGTCGTCTTCGGCTTCCTCTCGGTCTTCTTCAACTACATGTGGCCCGACACGGTCTTCAAGTTCCTGCTCAACTCGTCGGGCGCGGTGGCCCTGTTCGTGTGGCTGGTCATCTGCTTCACGCAGCTGAAGATGCGCGGCATCATCCTGCGCGAGATGCCGGAGAAGCTGGTCGTGCGGATGTGGCTGTTCCCGTACCTGACGTGGGCCACGATCGGCATGATCCTCTTCGTGCTCGGCTACATGGTCTACGACGGCGGCGACAACCGCGAGCAGGTCGCCCTGTCCGTCCTGGTGGCCGTGGTGGTCCTGGCCATCGGCCTGGTCCTGGACCGGCGCCGGCGGGCGGTGAAGTAG
- a CDS encoding ribose-5-phosphate isomerase — MRVYLGSDHAGYELKTHLVEWLTAHGHEPVDCGPHLYDAQDDYPPFCLRAAERTAADEGSLGIVIGGSGNGEQIAANKVKGVRAALAWSEQTAALGREHNNANVIAVGARMHSEEEATKFVEVFLATPYSGEERHTRRIEMLSRYETTGELPAIPAHHPQQD; from the coding sequence ATGCGCGTGTACCTCGGCTCCGACCATGCCGGTTACGAACTCAAGACCCACCTCGTCGAGTGGCTCACGGCCCACGGCCACGAGCCCGTCGACTGCGGCCCCCACCTCTACGACGCCCAGGACGACTACCCGCCGTTCTGCCTGCGGGCCGCCGAGCGGACCGCCGCGGACGAGGGCAGCCTCGGCATCGTGATCGGCGGCTCCGGCAACGGCGAGCAGATCGCCGCGAACAAGGTCAAGGGCGTCCGCGCCGCACTGGCCTGGAGCGAGCAGACGGCCGCGCTGGGCCGGGAGCACAACAACGCGAACGTGATCGCGGTGGGCGCCCGGATGCACTCCGAGGAGGAGGCGACGAAGTTCGTCGAGGTGTTCCTCGCCACGCCGTACTCGGGTGAGGAGCGTCACACCCGCCGCATCGAGATGCTCAGCCGCTACGAGACGACGGGCGAGCTGCCCGCCATCCCGGCGCACCACCCGCAGCAGGACTGA
- a CDS encoding Fpg/Nei family DNA glycosylase has product MPEGHTIHRLAADHRALFAGRPVRATSPQGKFSDGAALVDGRVLEEAEAHGKHLFLGFGPTGWIHVHLGLFGKYTLGTAPTPPPTDTVRLRLAGPDAYADLRGPTACALLTDGEKQAIHDRLGPDPLREDEDPEPAWRRISRSRTSVAALLMDQKVVAGVGNVYRAEVLFRHGIDPYRTGRDLTRSEWDAIWHDLVALMREGVRHNRIDTVRPDHTPEAMGRPPRVDDHGGEVYVYRRAGQPCHVCGEEVRTAGLAARNLFWCPGCQRS; this is encoded by the coding sequence ATGCCCGAGGGGCACACGATCCACCGCCTGGCGGCGGACCACCGCGCCCTGTTCGCCGGCCGCCCGGTCCGGGCGACGAGCCCGCAGGGCAAGTTCTCAGACGGCGCCGCGCTCGTCGACGGCCGGGTGCTGGAGGAGGCGGAGGCGCACGGCAAGCACCTCTTCCTCGGCTTCGGGCCCACCGGCTGGATCCACGTCCACCTCGGCCTCTTCGGCAAGTACACGCTCGGCACCGCCCCCACGCCCCCGCCCACGGACACCGTCCGGCTGCGGCTCGCCGGCCCCGACGCGTACGCCGACCTGCGCGGCCCGACCGCCTGCGCCCTGCTGACGGACGGCGAGAAGCAGGCGATACACGACCGGCTGGGGCCCGACCCGCTCCGGGAGGACGAGGACCCCGAGCCGGCCTGGCGGCGGATATCGCGCAGCAGGACGAGCGTCGCCGCCCTGCTGATGGACCAGAAGGTGGTCGCCGGGGTGGGCAACGTCTACCGGGCGGAGGTCCTCTTCCGTCATGGAATCGACCCCTACCGGACGGGCCGCGATCTCACCCGATCGGAATGGGACGCCATCTGGCACGACCTGGTGGCGCTGATGCGCGAGGGCGTGCGCCACAACAGAATCGACACCGTACGGCCCGACCACACCCCCGAGGCCATGGGCCGGCCGCCACGGGTGGACGACCACGGCGGCGAGGTCTACGTCTACCGGCGCGCCGGACAGCCGTGCCACGTCTGCGGGGAAGAGGTCCGTACGGCCGGGCTCGCCGCCCGCAACCTCTTCTGGTGTCCGGGCTGCCAGCGGAGCTGA
- a CDS encoding PP2C family protein-serine/threonine phosphatase, producing MTGGAETPTARMRKALHRARTSVRKAGVDYFRGDGSDWVALSTLLFSVPALAIGTIAQPEWCAPAALVLPIVAGGLLLRPASLLGLYAAAATALIVESAVLDPAAYGADRVTPGTILVVAAVGFLGLLIAQFRSRVGVPWRRGGTMLFDLRERIRVQSKLPGLPRGWHREMALRPAGGQSFSGDFVVAARTNGGRTLEVVLTDVSGKGMDAASRALLLSGAFGGLLGSLPPHAFLPAANGYLLRQDWDEGFATSVHLVLDLDSGDYELFSAGHVPALQLSAGTGRWEEKAAEGPLLGVYDGAEFDSVKGRLRPGDVLMLFTDGLVETAERELTEGMDRLTGEADRYVTTGFAGAAWHLIEAVAKDVNDDRALLLICRDRRD from the coding sequence ATGACTGGCGGTGCGGAGACCCCGACGGCCCGGATGCGCAAAGCACTGCACCGGGCCCGTACGAGCGTGCGCAAGGCCGGGGTCGACTACTTCCGCGGCGACGGTTCCGACTGGGTCGCCCTCAGCACCCTCCTCTTCTCCGTCCCCGCCCTCGCCATCGGCACCATCGCCCAGCCCGAATGGTGCGCCCCCGCCGCTCTGGTGCTGCCCATCGTCGCCGGCGGACTGCTGCTCCGCCCCGCCAGCCTCCTCGGCCTCTACGCGGCGGCCGCGACCGCCCTCATCGTCGAGTCGGCGGTCCTCGACCCCGCCGCGTACGGCGCCGACCGCGTCACCCCCGGCACCATCCTCGTCGTCGCCGCCGTCGGCTTCCTCGGCCTGCTCATCGCCCAGTTCCGCAGCCGCGTCGGCGTCCCCTGGCGGCGCGGCGGAACGATGCTCTTCGACCTCCGCGAACGCATCCGCGTCCAGAGCAAACTGCCCGGACTGCCCCGCGGCTGGCACCGCGAGATGGCCCTGCGGCCCGCCGGCGGACAGTCGTTCTCCGGCGACTTCGTCGTCGCCGCGCGCACCAACGGCGGCCGGACGCTCGAAGTCGTCCTCACGGACGTCTCCGGCAAGGGCATGGACGCCGCCTCCCGCGCGCTGCTGCTCTCCGGCGCCTTCGGCGGACTGCTCGGCTCGCTGCCCCCGCACGCCTTCCTCCCCGCCGCCAACGGCTACCTCCTCCGGCAGGACTGGGACGAGGGCTTCGCCACCTCCGTCCACCTCGTCCTCGACCTGGACAGCGGCGACTACGAACTCTTCTCCGCCGGGCACGTGCCCGCGCTCCAGCTCAGCGCCGGGACCGGCCGCTGGGAGGAGAAGGCCGCGGAGGGGCCGCTGCTCGGCGTCTACGACGGCGCCGAGTTCGACTCCGTCAAGGGGCGGCTGCGCCCCGGCGACGTCCTGATGCTGTTCACCGACGGCCTGGTGGAGACCGCCGAACGCGAGCTGACCGAGGGCATGGACCGGCTGACCGGCGAGGCCGACCGGTACGTCACCACCGGATTCGCGGGCGCCGCCTGGCACTTGATCGAGGCCGTGGCCAAGGACGTCAACGACGACCGGGCGCTGCTGCTGATCTGCCGCGACCGGCGCGACTGA